One genomic window of Paraburkholderia phytofirmans PsJN includes the following:
- a CDS encoding GntR family transcriptional regulator — translation MAPRPRRSSPADTEAPTQAARDDDAVSVEERIYASITAALLQGRLRPGAQLVERDLAAAFGCTRGALRKVLARLGFEGKLVLEANRGAFVPSPSEEDIRQVYRARQIVEAGIVAALCGALSATHKRRLRAHVRSEAKATSAGAVEESVRLAGQFHVLLTELAGGTELLGLVGQLVAKTELYKALFDPSKGSTCSADEHTQIIDALDAGDLEVALSAMREHLAELEERVVERVRKSAAGEDLGAVFGR, via the coding sequence ATGGCTCCACGTCCCCGCCGTTCGTCGCCCGCCGACACCGAAGCGCCCACGCAAGCCGCACGCGACGACGATGCGGTCAGCGTCGAAGAGCGCATTTATGCGTCCATTACCGCGGCGTTGTTGCAAGGGCGGCTGCGGCCGGGCGCGCAACTCGTCGAACGCGATCTCGCGGCCGCGTTCGGCTGCACGCGCGGCGCGCTGCGCAAGGTGCTCGCGCGGCTGGGCTTCGAGGGCAAGCTCGTGCTGGAGGCGAATCGCGGGGCGTTCGTGCCGTCGCCGTCGGAAGAGGACATTCGCCAGGTGTATCGGGCGCGGCAGATCGTCGAGGCGGGCATCGTCGCGGCGCTGTGCGGGGCTTTGAGCGCGACGCATAAGCGGCGCCTGCGCGCGCATGTGCGCAGCGAGGCGAAGGCAACGAGCGCGGGCGCCGTGGAAGAGTCCGTGCGTCTTGCCGGCCAGTTTCATGTGCTGCTGACGGAGCTGGCGGGCGGCACGGAATTGCTCGGCCTGGTCGGCCAGCTAGTCGCCAAAACCGAGCTGTATAAGGCGCTGTTCGACCCGTCAAAGGGCTCGACCTGCTCCGCGGACGAACACACGCAAATCATCGACGCACTCGACGCGGGCGACCTCGAGGTTGCGCTGTCGGCCATGCGCGAACATCTGGCGGAACTGGAGGAGCGGGTAGTCGAGCGGGTGCGCAAAAGCGCCGCCGGAGAAGATCTCGGGGCGGTGTTCGGGCGTTAA
- a CDS encoding ABC transporter substrate-binding protein, whose protein sequence is MQTIFKALAVAVAFAANSAWAAIPSGYPGDYQATIDGAKKEGKLIVYSVTDTALVRPLIKDFESLYGVEVEYNDMNTTELYNRYISENAAGSMSADVLWSSAMDLQIKLVHDGLMTPYESPEAKQLPQWAQYQKQAYGTTYEPLAIVYNKRLMPANEVPQTRADLIKLLQTKPDRFKGRVTTYDIEKSGVGFNYLTQDARVNPQVTWDLIKAMGATGPKLQSSTGAMMERISSGENLIGYNILGSYALIKAKKDPSIGYVYPKDYTLVASRLVTISKKARSPNAAKLWVDYLLSRRGQTLLVNQANLFSIRADVEGETSMTALTKQLGNSLKPVPIGADLLVYLDQSKRLEFLKQWQKSIRR, encoded by the coding sequence GTGCAAACTATCTTCAAGGCCCTGGCTGTCGCTGTCGCATTCGCAGCAAATTCGGCGTGGGCGGCCATTCCATCCGGCTACCCCGGCGACTACCAGGCTACGATCGACGGCGCGAAAAAGGAAGGCAAGCTGATCGTCTATTCGGTCACGGACACCGCCCTGGTACGTCCACTCATCAAAGATTTCGAAAGCCTCTACGGCGTCGAAGTCGAATACAACGACATGAACACCACCGAGCTGTACAACCGCTACATCAGCGAAAACGCGGCCGGCAGCATGAGCGCCGATGTGCTGTGGAGCTCGGCCATGGACCTGCAGATCAAGCTCGTCCACGACGGCCTGATGACCCCATACGAATCCCCCGAAGCGAAGCAGCTGCCGCAGTGGGCGCAGTACCAGAAGCAGGCGTACGGCACCACCTACGAGCCGCTCGCGATCGTCTACAACAAACGCCTCATGCCGGCTAACGAGGTGCCGCAAACGCGCGCCGATCTGATCAAACTGCTGCAAACCAAACCCGACAGGTTCAAAGGCCGCGTCACCACCTACGACATCGAAAAGTCCGGCGTCGGCTTCAACTATCTGACCCAGGACGCACGCGTCAATCCGCAGGTCACGTGGGATCTGATCAAGGCCATGGGCGCCACCGGCCCGAAGCTGCAATCGAGCACGGGCGCGATGATGGAGCGCATCTCCTCGGGCGAGAACCTGATCGGCTACAACATTCTCGGCTCGTATGCGCTGATCAAGGCGAAGAAAGATCCGTCGATCGGCTATGTCTACCCGAAGGATTACACGCTGGTGGCGAGCCGGCTCGTGACGATTTCGAAGAAAGCGCGAAGCCCGAACGCCGCGAAGCTGTGGGTCGACTACCTGCTCTCGCGACGCGGCCAGACGTTGCTGGTGAATCAGGCGAACCTGTTCTCGATTCGCGCCGACGTGGAAGGCGAAACGTCGATGACGGCCCTCACGAAGCAACTCGGCAACTCGCTTAAACCAGTCCCTATCGGCGCGGACCTGCTGGTCTATCTCGATCAGTCCAAGCGCCTCGAATTCCTCAAACAGTGGCAAAAGTCGATCAGGCGCTAG
- a CDS encoding cyanate transporter produces MNSPSSANPARTPARHATAALGWQDIVWLAAIVVIGINLRPLLTSISPLMTTIRTATGLSFYGASLLTSLPVVAMGVGAFGAGALTRTIGETRGVALGLLAIALACAARWTASSGAALLATALLAGVGVAAIQALLPVVMKQRFHARVPLAMGVFSASMMGGGGLGASLSPWVSRAAQSWQAGLAVWAIPACIALLCWWALNRRPSSNSAADHAASTNADTVSLWRTRRAWTLGLYFGVVNGGYTSLVAWLPAFYQQRGMSVAASGSLLAGMTVFQAAAALLLPLAAASFRDRRPWLALGLTAQLAGLLGLIVWPDTAALLWVGLAGAGLGGTFSVTLVTAMDHSADHRMAGKLVAFTQGVGFIVAAIAPVVAGVVRGWSGSFSVAWIMLAGCVVAMIAVGFLFSPRSYGEWRR; encoded by the coding sequence GTGAATTCGCCCTCCAGCGCCAACCCGGCCCGCACTCCCGCTCGCCACGCCACTGCGGCGCTAGGCTGGCAGGACATCGTCTGGCTGGCGGCGATCGTCGTGATCGGCATCAATCTGCGCCCGCTGCTCACCTCGATCAGCCCTTTGATGACGACGATCCGCACCGCAACCGGCCTCAGCTTCTACGGCGCGTCGTTGCTGACCAGCCTGCCGGTCGTCGCGATGGGAGTCGGAGCGTTCGGCGCGGGTGCGCTGACTCGCACGATCGGCGAAACACGCGGTGTCGCGCTTGGCTTGCTGGCCATCGCGCTGGCCTGCGCGGCACGTTGGACGGCGTCGAGCGGCGCGGCACTGCTCGCCACGGCGTTGCTCGCGGGCGTGGGCGTCGCGGCAATCCAGGCGCTGCTGCCCGTCGTGATGAAACAGCGCTTTCATGCGCGCGTGCCGCTCGCGATGGGCGTGTTCTCCGCGTCCATGATGGGCGGCGGCGGCCTGGGCGCGAGTTTGAGTCCGTGGGTGAGTCGCGCGGCGCAGTCATGGCAAGCGGGGCTCGCGGTGTGGGCGATTCCGGCTTGCATCGCGCTGCTCTGCTGGTGGGCGTTGAACCGCCGGCCATCTTCGAATAGCGCCGCCGATCACGCTGCGTCCACGAATGCAGACACCGTTTCGCTGTGGCGCACGCGGCGTGCATGGACACTCGGCCTCTACTTCGGCGTCGTCAACGGCGGTTATACGAGTCTTGTCGCGTGGCTGCCGGCGTTCTATCAGCAGCGCGGCATGAGCGTCGCGGCCAGCGGTTCGCTGCTCGCAGGCATGACGGTTTTCCAGGCCGCCGCGGCGCTGTTGCTGCCGCTCGCCGCGGCGTCGTTCCGCGATCGCCGGCCGTGGCTCGCGCTCGGCCTCACCGCGCAACTGGCCGGTCTGCTCGGCTTGATCGTCTGGCCCGACACCGCTGCCCTGCTGTGGGTCGGCTTGGCAGGCGCAGGACTGGGCGGGACTTTCTCGGTGACGCTCGTGACCGCCATGGATCATTCGGCCGATCATCGTATGGCCGGTAAGCTGGTCGCGTTCACCCAAGGCGTCGGCTTCATCGTCGCGGCTATTGCGCCGGTCGTGGCCGGCGTCGTGCGGGGTTGGAGCGGGAGCTTCAGCGTCGCGTGGATCATGCTGGCCGGCTGCGTCGTCGCGATGATCGCGGTCGGTTTTCTGTTCTCGCCCCGCAGTTACGGCGAATGGCGCCGATGA
- a CDS encoding CoA-acylating methylmalonate-semialdehyde dehydrogenase — protein sequence MSEGNQAAVRELSHFIDGRRAAGASGRFGDVFDPAQGRVAARVPVANATEVDAAVAAAKAAFPAWSETAPLKRARLMFRFKELLEAHSDELAELITRDHGKLLSDAKGEVVRGIEIVEFACGIPNLLKTDFTDQISGGIDNWNLRQPLGVAAGVTPFNFPMVVPCWMFVMAAACGNTFVLKPSERTPSASIRLAELFIEAGFPKGVFNVVHGGKAVVDALIEHPDVAAISVVGSTPVAEYIYSESAKRGKRVQALGSAKNHLVVMPDADLDQAVDALIASSYGSAGERCMATSVAVAVGRIGDELIERLAPRVRSLRIGGGMEPDLDMGPLISAAHRAKVLGYIDAGVAAGARLVVDGRGHSVPGHEAGFFLGGSLFDDVKPDMSIYREEIFGPVLSVVRVPDLASAIALVNAHELGNCVSLFTSDGGAARAFSRQIQIGMVGINVPSPVPPAWHSFGGWKRSLFGDHHAYGEEAVRFYTHYKSVMQRWPDSIAKGAEFAMPVAH from the coding sequence ATGAGCGAAGGAAATCAGGCCGCTGTGCGCGAGCTGAGTCATTTTATCGACGGCCGACGCGCCGCTGGCGCAAGCGGGCGGTTCGGCGATGTATTCGATCCGGCGCAAGGCCGGGTGGCGGCTCGTGTGCCGGTCGCGAACGCAACCGAAGTCGACGCGGCCGTCGCCGCCGCGAAGGCCGCGTTCCCGGCCTGGAGCGAAACCGCGCCGCTCAAGCGCGCCCGTTTGATGTTCAGGTTCAAGGAACTGCTCGAAGCGCATTCGGATGAACTCGCCGAACTCATTACGCGCGATCACGGCAAGCTGCTCTCGGACGCGAAAGGCGAGGTGGTGCGCGGCATCGAGATCGTCGAATTCGCGTGTGGTATTCCGAACCTGCTCAAGACCGATTTCACCGATCAGATCAGCGGCGGCATCGACAACTGGAATCTGCGTCAGCCGCTTGGCGTGGCAGCCGGCGTCACGCCCTTCAATTTCCCGATGGTGGTGCCGTGCTGGATGTTCGTGATGGCAGCGGCATGCGGCAACACGTTCGTGCTCAAGCCCTCGGAGCGCACGCCGTCGGCATCGATCCGGCTGGCCGAGCTGTTCATCGAGGCGGGCTTTCCCAAAGGCGTCTTCAATGTCGTGCATGGCGGCAAGGCCGTCGTCGATGCGTTAATCGAGCATCCCGACGTGGCCGCGATATCCGTTGTCGGCTCGACGCCGGTCGCGGAATACATCTACAGCGAAAGCGCAAAGCGCGGCAAGCGCGTGCAGGCGTTGGGCAGCGCGAAAAACCATCTGGTCGTCATGCCCGACGCCGATCTCGATCAGGCAGTCGATGCGCTGATCGCGTCGTCGTATGGCTCGGCCGGCGAGCGCTGCATGGCGACCTCGGTCGCGGTGGCGGTGGGGCGTATCGGCGACGAACTGATCGAGCGTCTCGCGCCGCGCGTGCGCTCGCTCAGAATCGGCGGCGGCATGGAGCCGGATCTGGACATGGGGCCGCTCATCAGTGCCGCGCATCGCGCCAAGGTGTTGGGCTATATCGATGCGGGCGTCGCGGCGGGCGCGAGACTTGTTGTCGACGGTCGCGGCCATAGCGTGCCCGGCCACGAAGCGGGCTTTTTTCTCGGCGGTTCGCTGTTCGACGACGTGAAGCCTGATATGAGCATCTATCGGGAAGAGATTTTCGGGCCGGTCCTGTCGGTTGTCCGCGTGCCGGATCTCGCGAGCGCGATTGCGCTCGTCAATGCGCACGAACTCGGGAACTGCGTATCGCTCTTTACATCCGACGGCGGCGCGGCGCGCGCATTTTCCCGGCAGATTCAGATCGGCATGGTAGGCATCAACGTACCGAGCCCGGTGCCGCCGGCGTGGCATTCGTTCGGAGGCTGGAAGCGCTCGTTGTTCGGCGATCATCACGCGTACGGCGAGGAAGCCGTGCGTTTTTATACGCACTACAAGAGTGTCATGCAGCGCTGGCCCGACAGCATCGCCAAAGGTGCGGAATTCGCGATGCCTGTCGCGCACTGA
- a CDS encoding translation initiation factor Sui1 has product MKSSSKGGLVYSTDGGRMCPECSRALAQCVCKTVAKTRAAGDGVVRVSRETKGRGGKSVTLVKGLALDPLALASLGKQLRTACGSGGTVKDGVIEVQGDHCERVIEALKKAGHDAKRAGG; this is encoded by the coding sequence ATGAAAAGTAGTTCGAAGGGCGGCCTTGTCTATTCCACCGATGGCGGGCGAATGTGTCCCGAATGCAGCCGGGCGCTCGCGCAATGTGTCTGCAAGACGGTCGCCAAGACACGCGCGGCAGGTGATGGTGTGGTGCGAGTGTCCCGGGAGACCAAGGGCCGAGGCGGGAAAAGCGTGACGCTCGTGAAGGGGCTCGCGCTCGATCCTCTTGCCTTGGCCTCGCTAGGCAAGCAGTTGCGCACGGCCTGCGGTTCTGGCGGGACGGTCAAGGATGGCGTGATCGAAGTGCAGGGCGATCATTGCGAGCGAGTGATCGAGGCGCTAAAGAAGGCGGGCCATGATGCGAAGCGGGCTGGGGGTTGA
- a CDS encoding helix-turn-helix transcriptional regulator, producing the protein MRNPNVPPVKDLLLERYAPIADGIAALFYPCAEVVIHDLRDQTIAYLVNNLSKLEVGGPSVLDEVHYAARGRTIGPYEKLNWDGRRMRCVSNILFDDDGKPAGMLCINFNIAVFEDVRSTLDLFIKGGNLTDAPAEELFRDDWQDRINTYLHTWLRERQIGINALTREHKREIVEALHAQGAFRGRSSANYVAAVLTMGRATVYKILKQMKESG; encoded by the coding sequence ATGCGCAACCCAAACGTGCCTCCCGTGAAAGACCTGCTGCTCGAGCGCTACGCTCCCATCGCCGACGGCATCGCGGCGCTTTTCTACCCGTGTGCCGAAGTGGTGATTCACGATCTGCGCGATCAGACCATCGCCTATCTCGTGAACAACCTGTCGAAGCTCGAAGTCGGCGGGCCGTCGGTGCTGGACGAAGTCCATTACGCGGCGCGCGGCCGGACCATCGGCCCGTACGAAAAGCTCAACTGGGACGGCCGGCGCATGCGTTGCGTGAGCAACATCCTGTTCGACGACGACGGCAAGCCGGCCGGCATGCTGTGCATCAATTTCAATATCGCGGTGTTCGAAGACGTGCGTTCCACGCTCGATCTGTTCATCAAAGGCGGCAATCTGACGGATGCGCCGGCGGAGGAGCTGTTCCGCGACGACTGGCAGGACCGCATCAACACGTATCTGCACACGTGGCTGCGCGAGCGGCAGATCGGCATCAATGCGCTCACGCGTGAGCACAAGCGGGAAATCGTCGAGGCGTTGCACGCACAAGGCGCGTTTCGCGGCCGCAGTTCCGCGAACTACGTGGCCGCCGTGCTGACGATGGGGCGCGCCACGGTCTACAAGATTCTCAAGCAGATGAAAGAGAGCGGCTGA
- a CDS encoding alcohol dehydrogenase, giving the protein MRTMKAVQVAKAGGPLELVERDVPEPGAGQVLIKIQACGICHSDVLTKEGQWPGLEYPRVPGHEIAGVIDTVGAGVEGWAAGQRVGVGWHGGHCGRCEHCRRGDFVLCQRALVPGISYDGGYAEFMVAPVEALARIPDDLSDVDAAPLLCAGITTFNALRNSGARAGDVVAVLGIGGLGHLGVQFARKMGFVTVAIARGQDKASLAKELGAHHYIDSTTANVAQALQALGGARVILATVTSGKAMSAVVGGLGLNGKLIMVGLSEEPVEVPIAQFIMGRNSVQGWPSGTSADSQDTLAFSALSGIKPMIEEFPLTKAAEAYDRMMSGAARFRVVLNTGQ; this is encoded by the coding sequence ATGCGGACGATGAAGGCAGTGCAGGTGGCAAAGGCTGGCGGACCCCTGGAACTCGTCGAACGGGACGTGCCGGAACCGGGCGCCGGACAGGTGCTCATCAAGATCCAGGCGTGCGGTATTTGTCACAGCGACGTGTTGACAAAAGAAGGGCAGTGGCCGGGCCTCGAATATCCGCGGGTGCCGGGGCACGAGATTGCAGGCGTCATCGATACGGTCGGCGCGGGCGTTGAAGGATGGGCGGCGGGGCAGCGCGTCGGCGTCGGCTGGCACGGCGGGCATTGCGGCCGGTGCGAGCATTGCCGTCGAGGCGACTTCGTTCTATGTCAGCGCGCACTCGTGCCGGGCATCAGCTACGACGGCGGCTATGCCGAATTCATGGTGGCCCCGGTCGAAGCGCTGGCGCGCATTCCAGACGATCTTTCCGACGTCGATGCCGCACCGCTTCTGTGCGCGGGCATCACGACCTTCAACGCGCTGCGCAACAGCGGCGCACGCGCCGGGGATGTAGTCGCCGTGCTGGGCATCGGCGGACTCGGTCACCTCGGCGTGCAGTTCGCGCGAAAGATGGGCTTCGTCACGGTCGCCATTGCGCGCGGGCAGGACAAGGCAAGTCTCGCGAAAGAGCTGGGCGCTCATCACTACATCGACAGCACGACGGCGAATGTCGCGCAAGCGCTGCAGGCGTTGGGCGGCGCTCGCGTCATTCTTGCAACCGTCACCAGCGGCAAGGCAATGAGTGCCGTGGTGGGCGGTCTGGGGTTGAACGGCAAGCTGATCATGGTCGGACTCTCCGAAGAGCCCGTCGAGGTGCCGATTGCGCAGTTCATCATGGGGCGCAACTCGGTGCAGGGCTGGCCGTCGGGCACATCGGCGGATTCTCAGGACACGCTCGCCTTCAGCGCGCTATCAGGCATCAAGCCGATGATCGAAGAATTCCCGCTGACCAAAGCCGCCGAGGCCTACGACCGGATGATGAGCGGCGCTGCGCGATTCAGGGTTGTGCTGAACACGGGCCAATAA
- a CDS encoding CmpA/NrtA family ABC transporter substrate-binding protein translates to MNSPTSLAATSASGQLEKTHLRLGFVALSDAAPLVAAKLLEFGHAHGLTLELSRQPSWAAVRDKLLSGDLDAAHTLYGLVYGVQLGLGGPQTEMAVLMVLNRNGQAITLSNRLADALAEHGTLPKALATLGRKPVFAQTFPTGTHAMWLYYWLASQGVDPLREIESVAIPPPQMVAALAEDRLDGLCVGEPWNAQAEALGVGRTIAYTSDVWPDHPDKVLACRRDFVSENPNAARALVQTMLEACRWLDGAGHREEIARWLARPEYVGIDESLIAARLGNQIAASAPGGLPMRFFDNGTVNYPHAFEGAWFLTQFERWGMIDARADYADVAARINQTQLYREAAIAVNVAVTEQGVSRVLIDGEPWGDGTSPTDYAQRFSIRR, encoded by the coding sequence ATGAACTCTCCTACTTCACTCGCCGCCACGTCCGCATCGGGGCAACTCGAGAAGACTCACCTACGGCTCGGTTTCGTGGCGCTTTCGGACGCCGCGCCGCTCGTCGCCGCCAAGCTGCTCGAATTCGGCCATGCGCACGGCCTCACGCTGGAGTTGTCGCGTCAGCCGTCGTGGGCCGCCGTGCGCGACAAGCTGTTGTCGGGCGATCTGGATGCGGCTCATACACTCTACGGACTCGTCTACGGTGTGCAACTCGGCCTTGGCGGACCGCAAACGGAGATGGCCGTGCTGATGGTGCTCAACCGCAACGGCCAGGCCATCACACTGTCGAACCGTCTCGCGGACGCGCTCGCCGAACACGGCACGCTACCCAAGGCGCTCGCGACGCTCGGCCGCAAACCGGTTTTCGCGCAAACCTTCCCGACCGGCACGCACGCGATGTGGCTGTACTACTGGCTCGCGTCGCAAGGCGTGGATCCGTTGCGCGAGATCGAGAGCGTGGCGATTCCGCCGCCGCAAATGGTCGCGGCACTCGCCGAAGACAGACTCGACGGCCTGTGTGTCGGCGAGCCCTGGAACGCGCAGGCCGAAGCGCTCGGCGTCGGCAGAACGATCGCTTATACGAGCGACGTGTGGCCAGATCATCCCGACAAAGTGCTGGCATGCCGGCGGGATTTTGTCAGCGAGAATCCGAATGCCGCGCGCGCCCTCGTGCAGACCATGCTCGAAGCGTGCCGCTGGCTCGACGGCGCGGGACATCGCGAGGAAATCGCACGCTGGCTTGCGCGGCCCGAGTATGTCGGCATCGATGAATCGTTGATTGCGGCGCGTCTGGGCAACCAGATTGCCGCTTCCGCGCCGGGCGGTCTGCCCATGCGCTTCTTCGACAACGGCACGGTGAACTACCCGCATGCGTTCGAAGGCGCGTGGTTTCTCACGCAGTTCGAACGCTGGGGCATGATCGATGCGCGTGCGGATTATGCGGACGTTGCCGCGCGGATCAATCAGACGCAGTTGTATCGCGAGGCGGCCATCGCTGTGAACGTGGCTGTAACGGAACAAGGCGTTTCTCGGGTTTTGATCGACGGCGAGCCGTGGGGCGATGGTACGTCACCCACAGATTACGCACAGCGCTTTTCGATTCGCCGCTGA
- a CDS encoding GGDEF domain-containing protein, translating to MHVDLLTLYLLIVGTLLASCAMTLWEHRTHPRRSRELRILAAGYATLAVGCAAALFRRDLPGAMGSGLSNFVIVGGYLLILRGVAILNGRKYDAGSIAMLVLVALTWAVCGARWQNVLWNYVSAIPIAVASCLTSRELLRSDGMKSLKSRHIAVMVSGGHGLFYAARAFVLPWLGTLYGQGLLSVASKITMYEGVLYSVILPMTLLTLIREETHGRLLQESQTDYLTGLGNRRWFFEEGARVMREAGVSRPVSLLAFDLDHFKRINDRYGHETGDAVLKSFAAITRSLTGPEAMLARIGGEEFAALLPGHDSLRAEEVGDAIVRRFAGTVLHRINDVDIRATVSVGLAQQSASEAPTLADLLASADQALYRAKSLGGNRLELARTGVRGTATC from the coding sequence ATGCATGTCGATCTTCTTACCCTCTATCTCCTTATCGTCGGAACGCTCCTCGCCAGTTGCGCGATGACCCTCTGGGAGCATCGGACTCATCCCCGCCGCAGCAGGGAATTAAGGATACTGGCAGCCGGCTACGCCACCCTCGCCGTCGGCTGTGCCGCCGCTTTGTTTCGTCGTGACCTGCCCGGCGCGATGGGCTCGGGCTTGAGCAACTTCGTGATTGTCGGCGGCTATCTGTTGATCCTGCGCGGCGTTGCGATCCTGAATGGCCGGAAATACGATGCGGGTTCGATCGCCATGCTCGTTCTGGTCGCGCTGACATGGGCCGTGTGCGGCGCGCGCTGGCAGAACGTCTTATGGAACTACGTGAGTGCGATTCCAATCGCCGTGGCTTCCTGCCTGACGTCGCGCGAGCTGCTGCGAAGCGACGGAATGAAATCGCTGAAGTCGCGGCACATCGCCGTGATGGTGTCGGGCGGCCATGGGCTCTTCTATGCCGCCAGGGCATTCGTCTTGCCCTGGTTGGGGACGCTGTATGGGCAAGGTCTGCTGTCCGTCGCCAGCAAAATCACGATGTACGAAGGCGTGCTGTATTCGGTGATTCTGCCGATGACCCTGCTGACGCTGATTCGCGAAGAAACGCATGGCCGGCTGCTGCAGGAATCGCAAACGGATTATCTGACCGGTCTTGGCAATCGCAGATGGTTTTTCGAAGAGGGCGCACGCGTCATGCGCGAAGCCGGTGTATCGCGGCCCGTTTCACTGCTTGCCTTCGATCTCGATCACTTCAAGCGGATCAATGATCGATACGGTCACGAGACGGGTGACGCGGTTCTCAAGTCGTTCGCGGCAATTACGCGCAGCTTGACGGGGCCCGAAGCGATGCTTGCGCGCATCGGCGGAGAAGAATTCGCTGCCTTGCTGCCTGGCCATGACAGCCTGCGTGCCGAAGAAGTGGGCGATGCCATTGTTCGACGTTTCGCGGGAACTGTCTTGCACAGGATTAACGACGTCGACATACGAGCGACGGTCAGCGTAGGCCTCGCGCAGCAGTCCGCAAGCGAAGCGCCCACGCTCGCCGACCTGCTGGCTTCCGCCGACCAGGCGTTATACCGCGCGAAGTCGCTTGGCGGTAATCGGCTTGAACTGGCGCGGACCGGCGTGCGCGGCACGGCCACCTGCTGA
- the infA gene encoding translation initiation factor IF-1, whose product MAKEELLELDGIVDEVLPDSRYRVTLDNGVVVGAYASGRMRKNHIRILAGDRVTLELSVYDLTKGRINFRHKDERATGGGGARNTQFRRR is encoded by the coding sequence ATGGCGAAAGAAGAACTGCTTGAACTTGACGGTATCGTCGACGAAGTACTTCCGGACAGCCGTTACCGCGTGACGCTCGACAACGGCGTCGTGGTTGGCGCTTACGCGTCCGGACGCATGCGCAAGAACCACATCCGTATTCTCGCGGGCGACCGCGTGACGCTGGAACTGTCGGTCTACGACCTGACCAAAGGCCGGATCAATTTCCGTCACAAAGACGAGCGCGCCACCGGTGGCGGCGGTGCTCGCAACACGCAATTCCGTCGCCGTTAA
- a CDS encoding ANTAR domain-containing response regulator → MLRVLLVTDTDKPIGDLRDALARLGYEMLASTATPQALHRVVQSERPDVIIIDTESPSRDTLEQLAVMNATAPRPVLMFSHDANQQLIRDAVGAGVTAYLVEGLATERLAPILEVALARFAQESQLRERLAQVENELAERKLIDRAKRILMDQQKITEHAAYANLRKRAMNQGVKLAEVARAIVAAADSLK, encoded by the coding sequence ATGCTGCGCGTTCTCCTCGTAACCGACACCGACAAGCCCATCGGCGACCTCCGCGACGCCCTTGCCCGCCTCGGCTACGAGATGCTGGCGAGCACCGCCACGCCGCAAGCGCTGCATCGCGTGGTGCAGAGCGAGCGGCCGGACGTCATCATCATCGATACGGAATCGCCTTCGCGCGACACGCTCGAACAGCTTGCCGTGATGAACGCCACCGCGCCGCGTCCGGTGCTGATGTTCAGCCACGACGCCAACCAGCAATTGATTCGCGACGCCGTCGGCGCCGGCGTCACGGCGTATCTCGTCGAAGGCCTCGCGACCGAGCGTCTCGCGCCGATCCTCGAAGTCGCGCTCGCGCGTTTCGCGCAGGAATCGCAGTTGCGCGAACGTCTCGCGCAAGTCGAGAACGAACTCGCCGAGCGCAAGCTGATCGACCGGGCCAAACGCATCCTGATGGATCAGCAGAAAATCACCGAACACGCCGCCTACGCCAACCTGCGCAAACGCGCGATGAACCAGGGCGTCAAACTCGCCGAGGTCGCGCGCGCTATCGTCGCAGCGGCTGACTCGCTCAAATGA